A stretch of the Bordetella genomosp. 8 genome encodes the following:
- a CDS encoding LysR family transcriptional regulator — MEIYQIRAFVKVARLGNLTRAAEALSLTQPAVTAQVKALEQTLGVALFDRSGGRLVLAKAGEALLPTAEALLALGNQLKSEARALQGELQGVLDLGVPSEQPDFLRLGELASVVTQRLPLIELKMHVMPMAQLTEQLTTGRLAAALVVAARPPLGLQWTPLRSVHYRIALPHAHAEAMKRGGWRELAQLPWIDGPAGSHAQLLLRELFERHGLAPRVVMQNDDHAHLDALVRAGAGCALLREEVAMAGAAADDFIVWGTARSAAMLGFTLAPDRAGDPALVALASIMQMIWLRGPSG, encoded by the coding sequence ATGGAGATCTATCAGATACGCGCGTTCGTCAAGGTTGCGCGCCTGGGCAATCTGACCCGGGCCGCCGAAGCCCTGTCCTTGACGCAGCCGGCCGTCACTGCCCAGGTGAAGGCGCTCGAACAGACCCTGGGCGTGGCCTTGTTCGATCGCAGCGGCGGGCGCCTGGTATTGGCCAAGGCCGGCGAAGCGCTGCTGCCGACGGCGGAAGCGCTGCTGGCGCTGGGAAATCAGTTGAAGTCCGAAGCCCGCGCCTTGCAGGGCGAGCTGCAGGGGGTGCTGGACCTGGGCGTGCCCAGCGAACAGCCGGATTTCCTGCGCCTGGGGGAACTGGCGTCGGTGGTCACCCAGCGCTTGCCGCTCATCGAGCTCAAGATGCACGTGATGCCCATGGCGCAATTGACGGAACAGCTGACCACCGGCCGTCTGGCCGCGGCGCTGGTGGTGGCGGCACGGCCGCCGCTGGGACTGCAATGGACGCCGCTGCGCAGCGTCCATTACCGCATCGCGCTGCCGCACGCTCACGCCGAAGCGATGAAGCGCGGCGGCTGGCGCGAATTGGCGCAACTGCCATGGATAGACGGGCCGGCAGGCAGCCACGCGCAGCTGCTTTTGAGAGAACTGTTCGAACGCCATGGCCTGGCGCCGCGCGTCGTCATGCAGAACGACGACCACGCCCATCTGGATGCGCTGGTCCGGGCAGGCGCGGGCTGCGCCCTGTTGCGCGAGGAAGTCGCCATGGCGGGCGCGGCGGCCGACGATTTCATCGTCTGGGGAACGGCCCGTTCCGCGGCCATGCTGGGTTTCACCCTGGCGCCAGACCGCGCCGGCGATCCGGCGCTGGTGGCGCTGGCGTCGATCATGCAGATGATCTGGTTGCGCGGTCCGTCGGGCTAG
- a CDS encoding enolase C-terminal domain-like protein: protein MKIIDVSLTLFAWDDIPPTSYAAHTGKFAGSSKIGLLKIETDEGITGHAFLGSAYYGADLDGPNLIKYLKPILVGQNPLDRERLNQALWRRSRTTTVRTIGACDVALWDICGKAAGMPIHRLLGSFRDRVKAYASSMILDSAEAYAEEAQHYKSLNWAAYKIHPPHPWQEDIKVCEAVRKAVGDDYLVMLDAAWSYQYPEAVRVGRALQDLNYYWYEDPLHDADVYNYVKLKQQLHIPLMATEFPAAGLDSYAPWVLQQATDFLRGDVALKGGITTMMKTAHLAESFRMNYEVHHGGNSLNNVAGLHVIMALKNTEFFEVLLPDGAQKYGLAKDIHADADGYVYAPTEPGLGAEIDFDLIKRKQVAVLS, encoded by the coding sequence ATGAAAATAATCGACGTCAGCCTGACCCTGTTCGCCTGGGACGACATTCCCCCCACCAGCTACGCCGCCCACACCGGCAAGTTCGCCGGCTCCAGCAAGATCGGCCTGTTGAAGATCGAAACCGACGAGGGCATCACCGGCCACGCGTTCCTGGGCTCGGCCTACTACGGCGCGGACCTGGACGGCCCCAACCTGATCAAGTACCTGAAGCCCATCCTGGTGGGGCAAAACCCGCTGGACCGCGAACGCCTGAACCAGGCGCTATGGCGCCGGTCCCGAACGACCACCGTGCGTACGATCGGGGCCTGCGACGTCGCGCTGTGGGACATCTGCGGCAAGGCCGCGGGCATGCCCATCCACCGCCTGTTGGGTTCTTTCCGCGACCGCGTCAAGGCCTACGCCAGCTCGATGATCCTGGACAGCGCCGAGGCCTATGCCGAAGAGGCCCAGCACTACAAGTCACTGAACTGGGCCGCCTACAAGATCCATCCGCCGCACCCCTGGCAGGAAGACATCAAGGTGTGCGAAGCCGTGCGCAAGGCGGTGGGCGACGACTACCTGGTCATGCTGGACGCCGCGTGGAGCTACCAGTATCCGGAAGCCGTCCGCGTCGGCCGCGCGCTGCAGGACCTGAACTACTACTGGTACGAGGACCCCCTGCACGATGCCGACGTCTACAACTACGTGAAGCTGAAGCAGCAGTTGCACATTCCGCTCATGGCGACGGAATTCCCGGCCGCCGGCCTGGATTCGTATGCGCCCTGGGTGCTGCAGCAGGCCACGGACTTCCTGCGCGGCGACGTCGCGCTCAAGGGCGGTATCACCACGATGATGAAGACCGCCCACCTGGCTGAGTCCTTCCGCATGAACTACGAAGTCCACCATGGCGGAAACTCGCTGAACAACGTGGCGGGCCTGCACGTCATCATGGCATTGAAGAACACCGAATTCTTCGAAGTGCTGCTGCCGGACGGCGCACAGAAGTACGGGCTGGCGAAGGACATCCATGCGGATGCCGACGGCTACGTGTATGCGCCCACCGAGCCCGGCCTGGGCGCGGAAATCGACTTTGACCTGATCAAACGGAAACAGGTCGCGGTCCTCTCATAG
- a CDS encoding ABC transporter ATP-binding protein translates to MKKVSVECRGICLSYGKTEVLKDLNLHIEPGEFFALLGPSGSGKSTLLRLIAGFNQHSRGQLLVDGQDVTGVPPWRRNIGMVFQSYALWPHMTVRDNVAFGLVERRLPRAEVRERAEAALALVGLSQYAARRPNELSGGQQQRVALARTIVIEPAVLLLDEPLSNLDKKLRVQMRRELLALQRRLGITTIFVTHDQEEAMTTADRMAVLDHGVLQQIGAPHTLFDFPVNGFVANFVGTMNVLEGTVKERSSHSVTLAVDGVGDLHMPVQGEVPAGARLAASFRPHVVQIDMAGGSTDARYLWLPGVVQGSEFQGEFTRYQVQVGERTITADQAHLAGLSIFQPGAPVAVGVEPGQIRLLAA, encoded by the coding sequence GCGCTGCTGGGTCCGTCCGGATCGGGCAAGTCCACGCTATTGCGGCTGATCGCGGGTTTCAACCAGCATTCGCGGGGGCAGTTGCTGGTCGACGGGCAGGATGTGACCGGCGTGCCACCCTGGCGCCGCAACATCGGCATGGTGTTCCAGAGCTACGCCCTGTGGCCCCACATGACGGTGCGCGATAACGTCGCCTTCGGCCTGGTCGAGCGCCGCCTGCCGCGCGCAGAGGTGCGCGAACGCGCCGAGGCCGCCCTGGCGCTGGTGGGCTTGTCCCAGTACGCCGCACGTCGCCCGAATGAGCTGTCCGGCGGCCAGCAGCAGCGCGTCGCGCTCGCGCGCACCATCGTCATCGAACCCGCGGTCCTGCTGCTGGACGAGCCGCTGTCCAACCTGGACAAGAAACTGCGGGTGCAGATGCGCCGCGAACTGCTGGCTTTGCAGCGCCGGCTGGGCATCACCACGATCTTCGTCACGCACGACCAGGAAGAGGCCATGACCACCGCCGACCGCATGGCGGTGCTCGATCATGGCGTGCTGCAACAGATCGGCGCGCCGCACACGCTGTTCGATTTCCCGGTCAACGGTTTCGTCGCCAACTTCGTCGGCACCATGAATGTGCTTGAAGGGACCGTCAAGGAACGCAGCAGCCATAGCGTCACGCTCGCGGTGGATGGCGTGGGTGATCTGCATATGCCCGTGCAGGGCGAGGTTCCTGCCGGCGCCCGGCTGGCGGCCAGCTTCCGCCCGCACGTGGTGCAGATCGACATGGCGGGCGGCAGTACCGACGCGCGTTATCTCTGGCTGCCTGGCGTGGTGCAGGGCAGCGAGTTCCAGGGTGAGTTCACGCGCTACCAGGTGCAGGTCGGCGAACGGACGATCACCGCCGACCAGGCGCATCTCGCCGGGCTATCCATCTTCCAGCCTGGCGCGCCGGTCGCGGTGGGCGTCGAGCCCGGCCAGATCCGCCTGCTGGCCGCTTGA
- a CDS encoding GntR family transcriptional regulator, whose product MPKNTPRTFPQIKLAGPDGLPKYLQFKNALAQEIAAGSWEAGDQLPAEDVLVEAAGLSLGTVQRALRMLVDEGILVRRHGSGTYVAKRRYPMSGPFQHFRFIDDTGEGILPIYTRVLKRYTVNEDGPWGDLLQSEKVVCIDREFSINNEFSLYVQIYFCGVRFPELVTIEAAKLNDVSFKDLLSRKYGQPTASYTERMSVRKLPGFVVQALKLPRNTVGVRLDIVAADQRGQAIYFQHAYVPPNERQLLMQDH is encoded by the coding sequence ATGCCGAAGAACACGCCCCGCACTTTTCCCCAGATCAAGCTCGCCGGCCCGGATGGCCTTCCGAAATATCTGCAATTCAAGAACGCCCTGGCGCAGGAAATCGCCGCGGGCAGCTGGGAAGCCGGCGATCAGTTGCCGGCGGAAGACGTGCTGGTGGAAGCCGCCGGCCTGAGCCTGGGCACCGTACAGCGCGCGCTGCGGATGCTGGTCGACGAAGGAATACTCGTCAGGCGGCATGGTTCGGGCACCTACGTCGCCAAGCGCAGGTATCCGATGAGCGGGCCGTTCCAGCATTTCAGGTTCATCGACGATACGGGCGAAGGCATCCTGCCCATCTACACCCGCGTCCTGAAGCGCTACACGGTCAATGAAGACGGCCCGTGGGGCGACCTGCTGCAAAGCGAAAAGGTAGTCTGCATCGACCGCGAGTTTTCGATCAACAACGAATTCTCGCTCTATGTGCAGATCTATTTCTGTGGCGTGCGCTTTCCGGAGTTGGTGACGATAGAGGCGGCCAAGCTTAACGACGTCAGTTTCAAGGACCTGCTCTCGCGCAAGTACGGGCAGCCGACGGCGTCCTACACCGAGCGCATGAGCGTCAGAAAATTACCGGGCTTCGTGGTGCAGGCCTTGAAGCTGCCGCGCAATACGGTAGGCGTGCGGCTGGACATCGTGGCGGCCGACCAGCGCGGCCAGGCCATCTACTTCCAGCACGCCTACGTGCCGCCCAATGAGCGGCAGCTGTTGATGCAGGATCACTGA